In one Apteryx mantelli isolate bAptMan1 chromosome 9, bAptMan1.hap1, whole genome shotgun sequence genomic region, the following are encoded:
- the SLC25A36 gene encoding solute carrier family 25 member 36, protein MSQRDTLVHLFAGGCGGTVGAILTCPLEVVKTRLQSSSVTLYISEVHLNTVNGATVNRVTRVSPGPLHCLKMILQKEGPRSLFRGLGPNLVGVAPSRAIYFAAYSNCKEKLNNIFNPDSTQVHMISAGVAGFTAITTTNPIWLVKTRLQLDARNRGERRMSAFECVQKVYRSDGIKGFYRGMSASYAGISETVIHFVIYESIKRKLLEYKTASAMDSEDESSKEASDFVGMMMAAATSKTCATSIAYPHEVVRTRLREEGTKYRSFFQTLSLLVREEGYGALYRGLTTHLIRQIPNTAIMMSTYEVVVYLLDG, encoded by the exons ATGTGGAGGTACTGTTGGTGCAATTCTGACATGTCCACTAGAAGTTGTGAAAACAAGGTTGCAGTCCTCCTCTGTGACCCTCTACATCTCTGAAGTCCATCTCAACACTGTGAATGGTGCTACCGTCAATCGAGTAACTAGAGTTTCTCCTGGACCCCTCCATTGTTTGAA GATGATCTTGCAAAAGGAAGGTCCTCGTTCCCTCTTTAGAGGGCTGGGTCCTAATTTGGTAGGCGTTGCTCCTTCCAG aGCAATATATTTTGCTGCTTACTCAAACTGCAAGGAAAAGTTGAACAATATTTTCAATCCAGATTCTACCCAGGTACACATGATTTCAGCTGGTGTGGCAG gTTTTACTGCAATCACAACAACCAATCCCATTTGGCTAGTAAAGACACGATTACAGCTTGATGCAAG GAATCGTGGAGAAAGGCGAATGAGTGCTTTTGAATGTGTCCAGAAAGTTTATCGATCAGATGGTATTAAAGGCTTTTACAGAGGAATGTCAGCATCATATGCAGGCATATCTGAGACTGTTATTCATTTTGTTATTTATGAGAGTATTAAGCGAAAACTACTGGAATATAAAACTGCTTCTGCCATGGACAGTGAGGATGAATCATCGAAGGAAGCTTCGGACTTTGTTGGAATGATGATGGCTGCTGCCACTTCCAAAACTTGTGCAACATCAATAGCATATCCCCATG AGGTTGTACGAACAAGGCTAAGAGAAGAGGGAACAAAATACAGATCTTTCTTCCAGACACTATCTTTGCTTGTGCGAGAAGAAGGGTATGGAGCCCTCTACCGAGGCTTAACTACACATCTGATCAGACAGATTCCAAACACGGCTATCATGATGTCAACCTATGAAGTGGTAGTCTACCTGCTGGATGGATAG